From a region of the Fischerella sp. JS2 genome:
- a CDS encoding mechanosensitive ion channel family protein, with amino-acid sequence MLLHKKINRLLRAIIIAIFVALLIIITPISTFAQSPSLSETPTKGVTVKLEDKTLFVIQDKLFSPSINQRAEGISSRIQQVADNQTIPVDALRISNLETEAGTSTIIYAQDIAILAVSDTDAKAVKLTQQTLANQYLQTIKNAISQYRKERSTIYLIRAVITSVISTIVLILTLLVLWNVIPRFYYWLDTYHEQWIPNIRIQNIELLSSQQISAIIQGLTRILHFVSVVTLLYFYLSLVLSLFPQTKQFGASLFANLQAALIAIWHGFLGYMPKLLTVALIVLLTRYILIFLKFIFTNIERRTLVIQGFYPEWAKPTYQLLSFVIIAVATAIAFPYLPGSDSPAFQAISIVLGALVSFGSSTAITNAVAGFSLVYTRAFQIGDRVQVGDVMGFVEEKQLLVTRIRTINNILVSIPNSALLSSNVINYNTLLKDRRTPVIVHTTVTLGYDVPWRTVHETLIAAAVATTDILSQPLPFVFQTALNDFYVSYQLRAYTNNPMKLERIYSELHQNIQDKCNEANIEICSPHYSAIRDGNQTTIPSEYLSHEYTAPGFRVNPLSTLFNFIKPNSPSVNSQSSSVDQASE; translated from the coding sequence ATGTTACTTCATAAAAAAATAAATCGACTGCTTCGGGCAATTATTATCGCTATTTTTGTGGCGCTGTTAATTATAATCACCCCTATTTCTACCTTTGCTCAAAGTCCTTCTTTGAGCGAGACACCAACGAAAGGAGTAACTGTTAAGCTGGAAGACAAAACGTTATTTGTGATTCAAGATAAGTTATTTTCACCATCAATTAATCAACGTGCAGAGGGAATTTCTTCCAGAATTCAGCAAGTAGCAGATAATCAGACCATTCCAGTTGATGCATTGAGAATAAGTAATCTTGAAACAGAAGCAGGCACAAGCACAATCATTTATGCTCAAGACATTGCTATTTTGGCAGTTTCAGATACAGATGCCAAAGCTGTGAAGCTAACTCAGCAAACACTTGCCAATCAATACTTACAAACTATCAAAAATGCAATTAGCCAGTATCGAAAAGAACGTAGTACCATCTACTTAATCCGTGCAGTGATTACGTCTGTCATTAGCACTATTGTATTAATATTAACATTACTTGTTCTGTGGAACGTTATACCACGGTTTTACTACTGGTTAGATACTTACCATGAGCAATGGATTCCTAACATCCGTATCCAAAATATTGAACTGTTATCGTCTCAACAAATTTCTGCGATTATCCAAGGCTTGACGAGAATTTTGCACTTCGTAAGTGTAGTAACTCTTCTCTATTTTTATCTGTCATTGGTCTTGAGTTTGTTTCCTCAGACAAAGCAGTTCGGAGCAAGTTTATTTGCTAATTTGCAAGCGGCGTTAATAGCAATATGGCACGGATTTTTAGGATATATGCCAAAATTACTAACAGTTGCTTTGATTGTCTTATTAACTCGCTATATTTTAATTTTTTTAAAATTTATTTTTACAAATATTGAACGAAGGACACTCGTCATCCAAGGGTTTTATCCAGAGTGGGCAAAACCAACTTACCAGTTACTTAGCTTTGTGATCATTGCTGTAGCCACTGCTATTGCCTTTCCTTATTTACCAGGTTCTGATTCTCCCGCTTTTCAAGCTATTTCTATTGTTTTGGGCGCGTTGGTGTCCTTCGGTTCATCAACTGCGATCACCAATGCTGTTGCAGGGTTTTCGTTAGTGTACACTCGTGCGTTTCAAATTGGCGATCGTGTCCAAGTTGGTGATGTCATGGGTTTTGTGGAAGAGAAACAGCTTCTAGTAACTCGGATTCGCACCATAAATAATATTTTAGTATCGATTCCCAACTCAGCTTTGTTGTCAAGTAACGTTATTAACTACAACACATTGCTCAAAGATCGGCGAACCCCAGTGATTGTACACACAACAGTAACCTTGGGCTATGACGTTCCTTGGCGAACTGTGCATGAAACCCTGATTGCAGCAGCTGTTGCAACTACTGATATTTTGTCGCAACCCCTTCCATTTGTGTTCCAAACAGCACTCAACGACTTCTATGTAAGCTACCAGCTAAGAGCCTACACAAACAATCCAATGAAGTTAGAAAGAATTTATTCAGAACTACACCAGAATATTCAGGATAAGTGTAACGAAGCAAATATTGAAATTTGCTCACCCCATTACTCTGCAATTCGTGACGGCAATCAAACCACCATTCCCAGCGAGTATCTATCTCATGAATATACTGCTCCTGGTTTTCGAGTTAATCCGCTCTCGACGCTGTTCAATTTTATCAAGCCAAATTCGCCTTCTGTGAATTCTCAATCTTCGTCTGTGGATCAAGCCTCGGAATAG
- a CDS encoding HAD family hydrolase, which produces MKKRIYLLLTAFMTIAVIWLAGWTGATPAQMAPSDPLPSWKDGATKQAIVEFVTRVTSANSRDFVHVEDRIATFDNDGTLWAEQPLVQGLFVLDKIKAMAAADPSLQGQQPYKAVLEKDVEYFRQAGEAVIVELAAITHSNITQDQFDTEVRSFFDTAIYPKFNVPVTQIVYKPMRELLDYLRANNFQTWICSGGGIDFVRQISQSLYGIPPQQVIGTTGKEEFIEQDGEYVIWKLPELSRINDKEGKPIGIDLHIGERPIFAAGNERSGGDIAMLNYSQQQPLSFQLLINHDDGNREFAYQEPDNASLNAAAANGWQVVSIKKDWQTVFSFQE; this is translated from the coding sequence TTGAAAAAACGCATTTATCTGTTGCTAACTGCATTCATGACGATCGCCGTCATTTGGCTGGCGGGGTGGACTGGCGCAACTCCAGCTCAAATGGCTCCATCTGACCCACTGCCTTCCTGGAAGGATGGCGCAACTAAGCAGGCAATCGTGGAATTTGTCACCCGCGTTACCAGTGCCAACAGTCGCGATTTTGTGCATGTGGAAGACCGGATCGCCACCTTTGATAACGACGGCACACTATGGGCAGAGCAGCCTTTGGTGCAGGGCTTGTTTGTCCTGGATAAAATCAAAGCAATGGCAGCCGCCGATCCATCTTTGCAAGGGCAGCAGCCTTATAAAGCAGTCCTGGAAAAAGATGTGGAATACTTTCGGCAGGCAGGTGAAGCGGTGATCGTAGAACTGGCAGCAATCACCCACAGCAACATTACCCAGGATCAGTTTGATACTGAAGTGCGATCATTTTTTGACACCGCAATCTATCCAAAATTTAACGTGCCTGTGACTCAAATTGTGTACAAACCGATGCGTGAGTTACTAGATTATCTGCGGGCTAACAACTTCCAAACCTGGATCTGTTCCGGTGGCGGTATTGATTTCGTGCGGCAGATCTCGCAGTCCCTCTATGGCATTCCCCCACAGCAGGTAATTGGCACTACGGGTAAAGAAGAATTTATCGAACAGGACGGTGAGTATGTCATCTGGAAATTACCAGAACTGAGTCGGATTAATGACAAGGAGGGCAAACCGATCGGCATTGATTTACACATTGGTGAACGTCCTATCTTCGCGGCAGGCAATGAGCGATCAGGTGGTGATATCGCCATGCTGAACTATTCGCAACAGCAACCGCTATCGTTTCAACTGCTGATCAATCACGATGATGGCAATCGGGAATTTGCCTACCAGGAACCAGATAATGCGTCGCTCAATGCAGCAGCAGCAAATGGCTGGCAGGTTGTCAGCATCAAAAAAGATTGGCAAACCGTGTTCTCATTTCAAGAGTAA
- a CDS encoding arylsulfatase has product MPNGRPNILIIWGDDIGISNLSCYSDGLMGYRTPNIDRIANEGMRFIHYYGEQSCTAGRAAFITGQSVFRTGLSKVGMPGAALGFRAEDPSIAELLKPLGYRTGQFGKNHFGDRDEHLPTMHGFDEFFGNLYHLNAEEEPELPDYPKPEDFPDFRKKYGPRGVLHCWADGKGGQRIEDTGPLTKKRMETIDDEVLVKTKRFIDDAKNVNEPFFIWFNTTHMHFRTHCKPESKGQAGRWQSEYHDTMIDHDKVVGDLLNHLDELGLAEDTIIMYSTDNGPHMNSWPDAGMTPFRNEKNSNWEGAYRVPAMVRWPGKIEAGSVCNGIVSHLDWLPTLLAAAGETDIKQKLLDGHQVGNKNFKIHLDGYNMLDYWTGKTDQSPRVEFFYFSDDGDLTGLRYDNWKIVFMEQRATGTLQIWAEPFVPLRVPKIFNLLSDPYERADITSNTYYDWLLDHAFMLVPAQAIVAEFLETFKDYPPRQKAASFSIDQVMEKLEAGITST; this is encoded by the coding sequence ATGCCGAATGGTAGACCCAACATTCTGATCATCTGGGGTGACGACATCGGTATCAGTAATCTCAGCTGCTACAGCGATGGACTAATGGGCTATCGCACTCCCAACATTGATCGCATCGCCAATGAGGGGATGCGGTTTATTCACTACTACGGTGAGCAAAGTTGTACGGCAGGTCGAGCCGCCTTTATTACCGGACAAAGTGTCTTCCGCACGGGGTTGAGCAAAGTCGGTATGCCCGGTGCGGCCCTTGGCTTTAGAGCGGAAGATCCGAGTATTGCCGAACTGTTGAAGCCGTTAGGCTATCGCACGGGTCAGTTTGGCAAAAACCACTTTGGCGATCGCGACGAACACCTGCCAACGATGCATGGGTTTGATGAATTTTTCGGCAACCTCTATCACCTGAACGCCGAGGAAGAACCAGAACTCCCCGACTATCCCAAGCCAGAGGACTTTCCTGATTTTAGAAAGAAATATGGTCCGCGTGGGGTGCTGCACTGCTGGGCCGATGGTAAAGGTGGACAACGCATTGAAGACACGGGGCCGTTAACTAAAAAACGGATGGAAACGATTGATGATGAGGTGTTGGTCAAAACCAAACGCTTTATTGACGATGCCAAAAACGTCAATGAGCCGTTTTTTATCTGGTTCAATACCACCCACATGCACTTTCGCACCCACTGCAAGCCAGAGAGCAAGGGACAGGCAGGTCGCTGGCAGTCGGAATACCACGACACCATGATCGACCATGACAAGGTGGTGGGTGACTTGCTAAATCACCTAGATGAACTGGGGCTGGCCGAAGATACGATCATAATGTACAGCACCGATAATGGCCCCCACATGAACTCCTGGCCCGATGCGGGCATGACGCCCTTCCGCAATGAGAAAAACTCCAATTGGGAAGGGGCATATCGGGTTCCAGCAATGGTGCGCTGGCCTGGTAAGATTGAAGCAGGTTCAGTTTGTAACGGTATTGTCAGCCACCTCGACTGGTTGCCCACCCTGCTAGCCGCAGCTGGAGAAACCGACATTAAGCAAAAACTGCTCGACGGTCATCAGGTGGGCAATAAAAACTTTAAAATTCACCTAGACGGCTACAACATGCTGGACTACTGGACGGGTAAAACCGATCAGAGTCCACGGGTGGAGTTCTTCTACTTTTCCGATGACGGCGACCTCACCGGGCTGCGATACGACAACTGGAAAATTGTATTCATGGAACAACGGGCAACAGGTACACTCCAAATCTGGGCAGAACCGTTTGTACCTCTGCGAGTACCCAAAATTTTCAACTTGCTGAGCGACCCTTACGAGCGCGCCGATATTACGTCTAACACTTACTATGACTGGCTACTCGACCATGCTTTCATGTTGGTGCCGGCACAGGCAATTGTAGCAGAGTTCTTGGAGACGTTTAAAGACTATCCACCGCGTCAGAAAGCTGCTAGCTTCAGCATCGATCAGGTGATGGAGAAGTTGGAAGCGGGCATTACGAGTACCTAA
- a CDS encoding YidH family protein produces the protein MNDPFPHRQPPNIQAELAKERNRAAAERTLMDWVRTSLALISFGFGIDAIISAIRSFQVAQDINPVRLSRILGLAFIALGIYAMIAATIQHQQELLHIRREEEYFYTPRRSLALIVAIALICIAVFAFIGILVSALTRKISL, from the coding sequence ATGAACGATCCCTTCCCTCATCGTCAACCACCTAATATTCAAGCCGAACTTGCCAAAGAGCGTAACCGAGCTGCCGCCGAGCGCACCCTTATGGACTGGGTTCGTACTAGCCTTGCCCTCATTAGCTTTGGCTTTGGAATTGATGCGATCATTAGTGCCATCCGCAGTTTTCAAGTGGCGCAAGATATTAATCCAGTGCGTCTTTCTCGCATTCTCGGTCTTGCTTTCATTGCTCTGGGTATTTATGCCATGATTGCGGCAACGATCCAACATCAACAAGAACTGCTTCACATTCGGCGTGAAGAGGAATATTTCTATACTCCTCGTCGCTCCTTGGCGTTGATAGTTGCGATCGCACTGATTTGCATTGCTGTCTTTGCCTTTATTGGAATTTTAGTGAGTGCATTGACTCGAAAAATTAGTCTATAG
- a CDS encoding bile acid:sodium symporter, with product MSEILQVITKLAILVFVIASMLSMGLSLTVRQILVPLRNTGLVLLSLVANFILVPLVVYLLLQVVPLSKPFQVGLIILATAAGAPFLPKLAQVAKGNTAFSVGLMVLLMVGTIIYMPIVLPLVLKGVQVNPWDIAKPLIFLMLVPLALSLFVKARYEAIAATLQPIMTQTSSFALMLGLVIGLILQFRTLIGLFGTGALITSAVFIVVAFILGYFLGGPGSDTQRVLGLGTAQRNISAALLVGASNFDDPNVVIIILAASLLMLVILMFMGGELGRRAEDSRQASIPVGKTQR from the coding sequence ATGAGCGAAATCCTTCAAGTCATTACCAAGTTAGCGATACTTGTTTTCGTTATAGCCAGTATGCTGAGCATGGGCTTGAGTCTGACTGTACGTCAGATACTCGTACCACTCCGCAATACCGGCTTAGTCCTTCTATCTCTGGTCGCAAATTTTATTCTTGTGCCGCTTGTGGTGTATTTGCTGCTGCAAGTAGTACCACTGAGCAAGCCGTTTCAGGTTGGTCTAATCATACTTGCAACTGCTGCTGGCGCACCTTTTCTACCTAAACTTGCCCAAGTAGCAAAAGGTAATACGGCTTTTTCGGTGGGATTAATGGTGTTGTTGATGGTTGGCACTATCATCTATATGCCCATCGTTCTGCCTTTGGTTCTTAAAGGTGTGCAAGTCAACCCTTGGGATATTGCCAAGCCACTGATTTTCTTAATGCTTGTTCCGCTTGCTTTGAGCTTATTTGTCAAAGCGCGTTACGAAGCGATCGCTGCCACTCTCCAGCCAATCATGACACAGACTTCTAGTTTTGCGTTGATGCTGGGTCTGGTAATCGGTCTAATTCTTCAATTCCGTACGCTCATCGGTCTATTTGGGACGGGTGCGCTGATTACTTCCGCCGTCTTTATTGTTGTTGCATTTATTTTAGGCTACTTTCTCGGTGGGCCAGGTAGCGACACGCAGCGAGTGTTAGGACTAGGTACGGCTCAGCGCAATATTTCTGCCGCTTTATTAGTTGGTGCAAGCAACTTTGACGATCCAAACGTAGTAATTATCATCCTTGCAGCCAGCTTGTTAATGCTTGTCATCCTCATGTTTATGGGTGGAGAACTAGGACGACGGGCTGAAGATTCAAGGCAAGCATCCATTCCAGTTGGCAAGACTCAACGATGA
- a CDS encoding YidH family protein, translating to MSSSPSQKSTSTTNELAKQRNRVAAERTLTSWIHNCLSVIGFGIAFDRIFNALNESVPEDSLHIHMQLAHIIGLSVIAFGVFLLVLAMIAYLIKVRSLEREEYLYKPPQIFNLSIFIVSVVLFGLITLVAVFTVISWQ from the coding sequence GTGAGTTCTAGCCCTTCCCAGAAATCGACTTCTACCACTAACGAATTGGCAAAACAGCGCAATCGCGTTGCTGCCGAACGAACATTGACAAGTTGGATTCACAATTGCTTATCTGTGATTGGTTTTGGTATCGCGTTTGATCGCATTTTTAATGCCTTGAATGAGTCGGTTCCTGAGGATAGTTTACACATTCACATGCAACTAGCTCACATTATTGGCTTGAGTGTGATCGCCTTTGGCGTTTTTCTGTTAGTTCTAGCAATGATTGCATACCTAATTAAGGTTAGATCGCTAGAGCGAGAGGAGTACTTGTATAAACCACCGCAAATATTTAATTTATCTATCTTCATCGTTTCTGTCGTTTTATTTGGTTTGATAACGCTAGTCGCTGTTTTTACCGTGATTTCCTGGCAATAA
- a CDS encoding arylsulfatase — protein sequence MPTKPFKGTIKLDVRDSVPDWEPYTPPQAPEGAPNILIILFDDTGLATWSPFGGRVNMPTLQKLADRGLIYSQWHTTALCSPTRSTFLTGRNHHLNSMSCITEGSQGFPGWSGRIPDECAPMAHILQDAGWSTFWLGKEHLVPQQDIAPGASHKHWPLQMGFDRFYGFLGGETNQWYPDLVEDNHFIDQPYSPEEGYHLSKDLADKAIGMIRDQKASNPSRPWFMWFCPGANHAPHHCPQEYIDKYKGMFDDGYDAYREWVLPRMIEKGILPKGTQLTPFNPLPEDVANPGDAVRPWDSLNADEKKLFSRMAEVFAGFSEYTDVQIGRIIDYLEQSGQIDNTLIFYCADNGASGEGSPNGSVNENKFFNNYPDDLSENMKYLDVLGSPQTYNHYPTGWAAAFSAPFQMFKRYSQYAGGTCDPLVISWPKGIKARREVRHQYHHSTDIVPTILDVCGLEMPKVYRGVEQYPLSGVSMRYTFDAAPHAPTQKQRQYYAMLGTRGIWENGWKAAALHAPLVSKGHFDQDQWELYHVDEDRSESKNLANKHPEKLQALIQAWFEEADKNLVLPLDDRSARELLTVERPSDEPPRDHYIYYPGTSPVPEGVAVNTRGRSYKILANVEIADPNCSGVIFAHGSRFGGHSLFIKNRKLYYVYNFLGIKPEQQFISPQELSPGRYTLGMEFTREGAGQYQESLGKTKLYINDQVVAEGSMKTQPGHFTLSGDGLCIGRDSGDAVSQEYQQSGEFKFTGGTIDFVGVTVEQTQYLDLEKQAAAALALD from the coding sequence ATGCCTACCAAACCTTTTAAGGGTACAATCAAGCTTGATGTCCGTGATTCAGTTCCAGATTGGGAACCGTACACCCCTCCTCAAGCACCTGAAGGGGCACCTAATATTCTGATTATTTTGTTTGATGATACGGGTCTTGCAACCTGGTCGCCGTTTGGAGGTCGGGTCAATATGCCGACCTTACAGAAGCTGGCTGATCGGGGTTTGATCTACTCGCAATGGCATACAACCGCCCTGTGTTCACCCACCCGTTCCACCTTCCTGACGGGACGCAACCACCACCTCAACAGCATGTCTTGCATTACCGAGGGGTCACAGGGATTTCCCGGATGGAGTGGACGAATTCCGGATGAATGCGCCCCGATGGCGCATATCCTGCAAGATGCAGGCTGGAGTACCTTTTGGCTGGGTAAGGAACACCTCGTTCCTCAACAAGATATCGCTCCTGGTGCCAGCCATAAGCACTGGCCGCTTCAGATGGGGTTTGACCGCTTCTATGGCTTTTTGGGTGGCGAAACCAACCAGTGGTATCCCGACCTTGTAGAAGATAATCACTTCATTGACCAGCCTTATAGCCCAGAGGAAGGCTATCACCTATCGAAAGACCTGGCGGACAAAGCCATTGGCATGATTCGCGACCAGAAAGCCAGTAATCCATCGCGCCCCTGGTTTATGTGGTTCTGTCCGGGTGCGAACCATGCCCCGCACCATTGCCCCCAAGAATACATCGATAAGTACAAGGGCATGTTCGACGACGGTTACGATGCCTACCGAGAGTGGGTGCTACCGCGCATGATTGAAAAGGGTATTTTACCCAAAGGCACCCAACTTACCCCATTTAACCCGCTACCAGAGGATGTAGCAAACCCAGGCGATGCCGTGCGTCCCTGGGATTCCCTCAATGCTGATGAGAAAAAGCTATTTTCGCGGATGGCGGAGGTCTTTGCTGGATTCTCGGAGTATACCGATGTACAGATTGGTCGCATCATCGATTACCTAGAGCAAAGCGGTCAGATCGACAACACGTTGATCTTTTACTGCGCTGACAACGGGGCATCCGGGGAAGGTAGCCCCAATGGCTCAGTCAACGAAAACAAGTTCTTCAACAACTACCCGGACGATTTGTCTGAGAATATGAAATACCTGGATGTGCTGGGGAGTCCACAAACCTACAACCATTATCCTACGGGCTGGGCGGCGGCATTCTCAGCTCCCTTCCAGATGTTCAAGCGCTACTCCCAATATGCGGGTGGCACCTGCGACCCGCTAGTGATCTCGTGGCCCAAAGGCATCAAGGCACGGAGAGAGGTACGGCACCAATATCACCATTCCACCGATATTGTACCGACGATTTTGGATGTCTGTGGACTGGAAATGCCAAAAGTCTATCGCGGTGTAGAGCAATACCCCCTCTCTGGGGTTTCGATGCGATACACCTTTGATGCTGCACCCCATGCGCCAACCCAGAAGCAGCGACAGTATTACGCCATGCTTGGGACGCGAGGCATTTGGGAGAATGGCTGGAAGGCAGCAGCTCTCCACGCTCCCCTAGTTAGCAAGGGTCACTTCGATCAAGATCAGTGGGAACTTTACCATGTGGATGAAGATCGCTCCGAGTCTAAGAACCTGGCGAACAAGCATCCTGAAAAACTGCAAGCCTTGATTCAGGCGTGGTTTGAAGAAGCAGACAAGAACCTGGTATTGCCGCTAGACGATCGCTCTGCCAGAGAATTGTTGACTGTTGAACGGCCCTCTGACGAACCACCCCGCGATCACTACATCTACTATCCAGGTACGTCCCCCGTGCCGGAAGGGGTTGCTGTCAACACGCGCGGTCGCTCGTACAAAATTCTGGCAAATGTGGAGATCGCTGACCCCAACTGCTCCGGTGTCATTTTTGCCCACGGATCGCGCTTTGGCGGTCACTCGCTGTTCATTAAGAACCGCAAGCTTTACTACGTGTACAACTTCCTCGGCATCAAACCGGAACAGCAGTTTATTTCGCCGCAGGAACTCAGCCCTGGCAGATACACGCTGGGCATGGAGTTCACCCGCGAGGGAGCGGGACAATACCAGGAATCTTTGGGTAAGACCAAACTCTACATCAACGATCAAGTGGTGGCGGAAGGGTCGATGAAAACGCAGCCCGGTCATTTCACGCTGTCGGGGGATGGACTCTGCATTGGACGAGATAGCGGGGATGCGGTTAGCCAGGAATACCAGCAGTCTGGGGAGTTCAAGTTCACAGGAGGGACGATCGACTTTGTCGGTGTCACCGTTGAACAAACCCAGTACCTTGACCTGGAGAAGCAGGCGGCAGCCGCCCTGGCTCTTGACTAG
- a CDS encoding formylglycine-generating enzyme family protein: MTSTTRKSSSNQPKSPGRPPTKDMVWIPSGSFQMGSDHHYPEEAPAHRVTVDGFWMDKYTVTNEQFQKFVKATNYVTFAEKAPKAEDYPGADPAMLMPSSIVFQKPLHPVDMQNICNWWQYVAGANWRHPEGPGSSIKGREKHPVVHVAYEDVEAYAKWIGKEIPTEAEWEFAARGGLDGAEYVWGNEFASNGKMMANTWQGEFPVQNLLTDGYERTAPVGSFPPNGYGLYEMAGNVWEWTADWYGDRHLPEACCGSVNPKGGAMEQSYDPNLIEIRIPRKVLKGGSYLCAPNYCLRYRPAARIAQPIDTSTGHVGFRLLVRR, encoded by the coding sequence ATGACAAGCACAACCCGCAAATCTAGCAGCAATCAGCCTAAATCCCCCGGTCGTCCACCAACAAAAGACATGGTCTGGATACCTAGCGGATCATTTCAGATGGGGTCTGACCACCACTACCCAGAAGAAGCACCTGCTCACCGTGTCACCGTGGACGGTTTTTGGATGGACAAGTACACTGTCACCAACGAGCAGTTTCAAAAGTTTGTCAAAGCCACTAATTATGTCACTTTTGCGGAGAAAGCACCGAAAGCAGAAGATTATCCGGGTGCCGACCCAGCGATGCTGATGCCCTCCTCGATCGTATTTCAGAAACCGCTCCATCCTGTGGATATGCAGAACATTTGCAACTGGTGGCAATATGTTGCTGGGGCAAATTGGCGACACCCGGAAGGACCAGGCAGTTCGATCAAAGGACGCGAGAAGCATCCAGTCGTTCATGTTGCCTACGAAGACGTGGAAGCGTATGCGAAGTGGATTGGTAAGGAAATACCAACGGAAGCGGAATGGGAATTTGCGGCGCGGGGTGGACTGGACGGAGCAGAATACGTTTGGGGAAATGAATTTGCATCTAACGGGAAGATGATGGCAAATACTTGGCAAGGCGAGTTCCCCGTTCAGAATCTGCTCACCGATGGCTATGAACGAACTGCCCCTGTGGGGTCATTTCCGCCTAACGGCTATGGGCTGTATGAAATGGCGGGCAATGTCTGGGAATGGACAGCAGATTGGTATGGCGATCGCCATTTACCCGAAGCCTGTTGTGGTAGCGTCAACCCAAAAGGTGGAGCGATGGAGCAAAGCTACGATCCTAATCTGATAGAGATTCGCATTCCGCGCAAAGTCCTCAAAGGCGGTTCCTATCTCTGTGCGCCCAATTACTGCCTGCGTTATCGTCCGGCGGCGCGGATTGCTCAACCGATCGACACTAGCACGGGACATGTGGGTTTTCGGTTGCTCGTGAGACGCTAA
- a CDS encoding MarC family protein yields the protein MTLPTPLHPYTPTPFFKLGIALLAIWLNFTELVFASPHLMMTGCTNLVSTADRSVCNDHIIAQVTNIPTPVSTPSQPQVLSPSFKQQIATKIAKLPLESQFKFFNLFIIFFVTLGPLKIIPVFVQLTENTDQTLRQQLAFRSAAISTITIILVAIIGQNILNVWRIQLPALMIAAGILLFLVALQIVMAQYASPAKVEIPEQPSLKQAVTPLAFPTILPPFGIAIALTMMVIAGLVGINQSIVVLLLLLVMGLNLVCMLAARQIITFIKPVILRILGFVLGVMQLALGIELMVSAIEIEVLVIKQLLEP from the coding sequence ATGACTCTTCCTACACCCCTACACCCTTATACCCCCACACCCTTTTTCAAGCTAGGGATTGCACTTTTAGCAATTTGGCTCAACTTTACCGAACTAGTATTTGCATCTCCACACCTGATGATGACGGGTTGTACCAACTTGGTTTCAACAGCAGATCGATCAGTGTGCAATGACCATATTATCGCCCAAGTAACAAATATACCTACACCTGTTTCCACTCCGTCTCAACCCCAGGTGTTGTCCCCCTCTTTCAAGCAGCAAATTGCCACAAAAATTGCCAAGCTTCCCCTAGAGTCCCAGTTTAAATTTTTCAATTTGTTCATCATTTTCTTTGTCACCTTAGGACCACTCAAGATCATTCCAGTATTTGTGCAACTAACTGAAAATACAGATCAAACACTGCGTCAACAATTGGCTTTTCGCAGTGCAGCAATCTCGACGATCACGATCATTCTGGTGGCCATTATTGGTCAGAATATCCTAAATGTTTGGAGAATTCAGTTACCAGCATTAATGATTGCAGCTGGGATTCTGCTGTTTTTGGTAGCCCTGCAAATTGTTATGGCTCAATATGCATCTCCTGCCAAAGTTGAAATTCCTGAACAACCTTCTCTGAAGCAAGCGGTTACTCCCCTGGCTTTCCCGACAATTTTGCCACCCTTTGGCATTGCCATTGCTCTAACAATGATGGTCATAGCTGGTCTGGTCGGTATCAACCAGAGTATTGTTGTGTTGTTACTATTGCTGGTGATGGGGTTAAATCTGGTTTGTATGCTAGCAGCCAGACAAATTATAACTTTTATCAAACCCGTTATTCTACGCATATTAGGGTTTGTGCTTGGGGTTATGCAGCTAGCATTGGGAATTGAACTGATGGTGTCTGCTATTGAGATTGAAGTTCTTGTGATCAAGCAATTGTTAGAGCCTTAG